Part of the Coleofasciculus sp. FACHB-1120 genome is shown below.
GGTTCTCAGGTTGAGAGTGAAGTATTCATGCCTTGTACAAGTTACTTCAACTCAAATCTTTCTGCGCCAATGCTTTACCCCTACATGATTTCAACAGAGGCGGGTAATGCATCGTTCTTCTGAAGAGGGGTAAGGGGGTTGGCGTAGCCGCGATTACAATCGCTAGGTATATTTGGCTCCCGTTAGGCTGCACGCGGTTTCTAGCTACGATCGAGATCACACAGCCGGGAACAGTCAGTCACATTTGGTGAGTCAATCCCATCACTCAAACTTGGGGATTTCAATCAAATATTTGCAGTAATAATGTCACATTTTACTATAGGTTTTATCACTAGAGGTTCTTTATAAAACCTTCATAATTAAAAGCATCGAATTCAACCAACCAAGATGCAATCTCACGGTTATCTACTCCAGTTTACCATCGACAAAGTAATTTATCAGATATTTGCTACAGGTCGGATTTCTCGTAGGGAGCAGCAGAGGTTGATGTTAACCCTAATCTCTAAAAATTGAATCAGTTTAGGATAGAAAACTTTAGTTAAAAAACTATTTTATACTATCCAGTTTATTATCGCCAAGCAATAGATTCAGTCAAATAATCAAAAATGACTTCATCATAATTAGTTTAAAGCCACAAAAATTTTATGAGTCATCTACTACTAAAAGCTACAGGGATATTCATCTTGATATTTGGGTTGCAACTGCTCAATACTCAATTGAAATTTAGCATCGGAACTCCCGATAATACTACCCAGAATCAAACCTACGAACCCCCAAATAAAGGATTCTCGGATGATAATAGTCAAGGCGCAGGAACCCGCTAACGACAAGAGAATTCCTCCCTCGCTTCAAACTGAGTATTAGATAGACGTTCATCGGCTGAAAAACTACAAGTCCTTCAGTAAGAGTAAGAATAGGGTTCTCTCGCTTCAAGAGAACTTTTGCCGCAAGCAGCCTGATTCGTATCGCTTACTTCTGCAAAAGAGCGGTATTACTCCAAAAAACAAAAATTAATAACTAAAAACTAAATACACCACGGGGCAGATGCATGAGTTATCGTGGGGAGAAACTGGCGCTCACAAGACGGGTGAATATGAGAAAGCTTTTGATAGCGTGCTTGTTTTTATTGGGGGTAGGTTTTGCCCTGTTTAACTTCAAGGGACTGGCAGCACAAGGTGAGTTTGACTCGATTGTGCTGGATTTCCGCGAAGACGTACCAGCAGAGGTGGTGCAAGAACAGGTGCGATCGCTTGGCGCTCAGTACAACAGCGAATTCTCCGAATCGGATCATTTGTATATCATTAAAGGCGATCGCAATCTGCTGAAAGCTCTGAAAAAATCGCCTTTAGCCAAAAAAACCGAATATATTGAACCGAATTATGTCTACAAAGCTCTGGAAGTCCCTAACGACCCAGAGTACAGCAAGCAGTGGAACCTACGGAGTATCAACGTAGAATCGGCTTGGGACGAAACCAAAGGCGCAGGGATGACAGTTGCCGTCATTGACACCGGCATCAGTCGCGTTCCTGACCTGAAAGATACCAAGTTTGTCCAAGGCTACGACTTTGTTAACAACCGAGACGAAGCGGACGACGACAACGGGCATGGTACCCATGTTGCCGGTACTGTTGCCCAAGCGACCAATAATGGCTATGGCGTCGCTGGTATTGCTTACGAAGCCAGCTTAATGCCTTTGAAAGTGTTAAGCGCAGAAGGCGGCGGCACCGTTGCCGATATTGCCGAAGCAATTAAGTTTGCCGCCGATAACGGTGCTGATGTCATTAACATGAGCTTGGGTGGTGGCGGCGAAAGTCAGGTAATGCAAGAAGCGATTAATTATGCCTACAACAAAGGCGTCGTTATCGTCGCAGCGGCAGGCAACTCTAATGAGAATTCTGCCTCCTATCCAGCTCGATATCCCCACGTTATCGGTGTTTCAGCAATTGATTCTGCCGGTGAAAAAGCTGGTTACTCCAGCTATGGTGCTGGTGTGGATATCTCAGCCCCTGGTGGCGCAACCACTGGAGAAAATACAACGGGTGGGATTCTGCAAGAAACCATTAGCTATGACGAAAATGGGAAGCTTATCCCCACTTTTGCTTCCTTCCAAGGTACCAGCATGGCGTCTCCCCACGTTGCCGGTGTCGCGGCTTTAGTGAAAGCCTCTGGCGTGACAGAACCGGAGGAAATCTTGGGTGTCCTCAAAAAATCGGCACGGGTGATTCCAGATGACGCTTTCAACTACTTTGGTGCCGGTCATCTCGATGCCTCGGCGGCTGTCAAACTGGCGGTGCGCGGGCAAATTACCTTCCGCGACTTCTTCCGCTGGTTGCGCGATAATGGCTATCTCAATCCTCGCTTCTGGATTGATGGCGGTGCGGTGGCACTGTTACCAAAGATTGCGATGGTATTGGGTTCTTATGTCCTCGCCTGGTTCTTGAGGAATTATTTCCCCTTTGGCTGGAGTTGGTCGCTAACTAGCGGTTTAGTTGCCGGGAGTTCTGGATTATTCTTCCTGCGCGGCTTCTATATCTTCGATCTTCCCCAGTGGCCTTTCCGGATGATGGGTAGTTCGATTCCGGAACTGGGCAATACGATTCAAGGCAGTGGTTTATTGAATCCCATCTTTGCCAGCGTGTTGATTCCTTTTGCATTAATCGCCTTGCTACTGGGACATCGCAGTTGGAAGTGGTTTGCGATCGGCTCGACCTTGGGCGTGGCATCCTGTTTATTAGTGAGTGCCGTAGCAGATCCTGGGATGTTGTGGTTAGGTCATGGCGCGATCGCTAGGCTATTCCTAATTACCAATGCCCTCCTCTGTATCGGACTCGCCTATTTATCCAGCAAAGGAGAAGGGCAAACAGCATGAGCATTAGCGTAGAAGGCACCATCGAACGCAAGGGACTTGGTCCAGGTACCTGGGCACTGGTCACACAAGAGGGTGAAACCTATGAACTCCACAAAGCTCCAGAAGATTTACGCAAATCGGGACTCAAAGTGAAAGTCAAAGGTGAGGTGCGAAACGACGTGATGACCTTCGCGATGATTGGCCCGGTTCTAGAAGTTAAATCTTTTGAGGAAGTCAGTTCGGATTAGCCATGAGCAATTAGCGGTTGGTCATTCGTTAACAGCTAATGAGCGATCGCTAATCTGCCATCTGCTTCTCGTTATTTCTAGCGCAGTGGCTCTCCTATGGCGGGGTTGAGGGATGGAAATGCCAAGCCACTTGTGTCAGTTCTCCCCTAACCCCCCCTTAAAACCGGGAGAAATACAGAAAGTTGTACACCGCGTAACGAATCAAAAAAAAATCCCCGGCTCAAACCGGTGAGCCAGGGGATGTCAATCAGGGTGCATCTACCAATCTACTCTTCTGAAGAAGTCCCCAACGATCCGGATTAAGTTGGGGCAAATTTAACGATTAAATTAGAATAAATAGAAATTTTCTCCCTCCCCTTCCCCTACCGTGTACACACAAGTCTTCTTGAACTTACAAGTCCCGTTTTGATCCCCCCAACCCCCCTTAAAAAGGGGGGCAATCCACTCAAAGTTCCCCTTTTTAAGGGGGATGCAAGGGGGATCGATCGCGTTGTGCCACTTAATGAAAGATGTGTGTACACCGTAGCCCCTTCCCAGCATCCATCAACAGCATCTGCGTTCAAAAAAACGAAACTGCTCTTCATGGAAACTTTAAGTAAATTGAATGTATCTAGGAAGAAAGGGAAACAGTTCCTCCTCCAGGTAAGAAAAGCAGCTAGAAGGTTCTAACTGAAGCAGGAGTGCATAGTAGCAGTGGCTCAGGAATTTCATATCTCTGTAAATCCCTTAGGGGAAAATAAATATTGGGTGCGGACAGAATGGGTTGCCGCACCGGGTGCCGTCCCATTTGCCGAAGAGCAGGTAACGTGGCAAGTGGAAGATTGGTTAGCTCAGGCGAGGCACCTGATGAATGACCCTTTGCTCATGGCTCTGTCTCCCAGCGATACTTCTCGATCGGTTTCCCCGAACCGAGAAGCCACACAATCTTCCCTTAACTTGGTGGCGCTGGGGCAGCAGCTTTACGATGCTTTGTTCCAAGGGACGCTGCGAGATAGTTGGATGATCGCTCAAGCGATCGCTCAAGACCGGCAAGAAGTATTGCGGTTGCGCTTGGGATTAAAAGATAGTCGCTTACTCAGCTTGCCCTGGGAAGTATTACACGATGGCGATCGCCCTTTGGCGACCGGAACCGATGTTGCCTTCTCCCGCTATCAGATGAGTACAAGGTTGAGAAGTCCCAGCGTTTCATTAGGTTCTGGGTCAAATCAACCAGCGGTGAGAATCTTGATGGCGATCGCTGCCCCCAACGACCAGGAAAGTTTGGCTCTCAAACAAGAAGTCAGCCACCTGCAAGCAGAACTGAGTCACCGTTCCCGGAATGGCTTACCCGAAATTCAACTCACCGTTCTGGAACAACCCGGTACG
Proteins encoded:
- a CDS encoding S8 family peptidase, producing the protein MRKLLIACLFLLGVGFALFNFKGLAAQGEFDSIVLDFREDVPAEVVQEQVRSLGAQYNSEFSESDHLYIIKGDRNLLKALKKSPLAKKTEYIEPNYVYKALEVPNDPEYSKQWNLRSINVESAWDETKGAGMTVAVIDTGISRVPDLKDTKFVQGYDFVNNRDEADDDNGHGTHVAGTVAQATNNGYGVAGIAYEASLMPLKVLSAEGGGTVADIAEAIKFAADNGADVINMSLGGGGESQVMQEAINYAYNKGVVIVAAAGNSNENSASYPARYPHVIGVSAIDSAGEKAGYSSYGAGVDISAPGGATTGENTTGGILQETISYDENGKLIPTFASFQGTSMASPHVAGVAALVKASGVTEPEEILGVLKKSARVIPDDAFNYFGAGHLDASAAVKLAVRGQITFRDFFRWLRDNGYLNPRFWIDGGAVALLPKIAMVLGSYVLAWFLRNYFPFGWSWSLTSGLVAGSSGLFFLRGFYIFDLPQWPFRMMGSSIPELGNTIQGSGLLNPIFASVLIPFALIALLLGHRSWKWFAIGSTLGVASCLLVSAVADPGMLWLGHGAIARLFLITNALLCIGLAYLSSKGEGQTA